Genomic DNA from Acipenser ruthenus chromosome 4, fAciRut3.2 maternal haplotype, whole genome shotgun sequence:
GCGAGGTAAAgtctaaaataaacagcacaatatagttttttaaaataaaaaaaatattaaaatttaTCTTTCTCTTACTGAGGTAGGAGTCATCCTCTTATAATTAATAGGCATAATAGTTAAGTCTTCAATGGATTATCAGATATATCATTATTAATCAGATATATATCAGGAAAGGGGTGTGATAAAGTTCAGGgtttttaattagttttgaagtatgtggcacttacaaggtagtagTGTGGTACCAATGTCATAGAGGCGCATTTTCTCACTGGGAATTTTGGAAAACTACACAACTTACCTTGGAAGTtctaaacaaactggaatgtaagcaaagtctCCACTCAAAAGAAGTTGAGTGCAGATAGCTGAACTatggaagaatgcagtaaacatCCATATATAATCAACAAGTTTAAAGTCTTTCAGATTATCCTTTCTATATCATTTATCTTTTAATACTGAAGCTATTCATAAATGTTAGTGGTATTCCTCAATTTAGTTGCATATTATTACTTGTTGCATATTGTAATGGGTAACTTGACTTGTTtagctgatgcctttatccaagggaaCCCAcctatttattaattattgtttattatgCTTCAGTCtcaaataactatttaaaaaaaggagacaatatttgtaatgttggatTTATACAACACACTGGGAATTAAGGCTTAGGCTATTTAAATATGAACAGAATGAACAAAATCAGATTTATACTGTACAGACAGCAAGTAGCTGAAGCTGCttctgaacaaaataaatcaatactgttttaaaaaaaaaacaaaaaaaaacaaccaaccaCACACACATCACTCTTAAtaatgcaaatgtttgatttgccTCAAATAAAAACTTAACACTATCCCGACCTCGCAAAAGTAGACAttttttaacacaaactgttaGACGTATCATATTCTGACATTCATGTGAACAGGGAAtaagtaattaaaatgtttttgttttttttatataaaaaacttGTATCTTAATTGAAGGTACATGTCACCATACCAGTAGTAAGGCCTATATTTTATCCCCCAAAATATTTGAGAAAATAGTTTGGGTGGTATGGAACTGTTTGAAAAGGCAAAACTGCTTTTTGTCACAAAGACTTTTGGGCAGAATTGAGATTTCATACAATCTAGAAGCACAACCTTCGATCTATACAGTTGTCATCTCAGGTACACCCCCACGACATCACACAAGATAACTCCCTCCAAATGAATACTTGAAATGTGATCTCCTTACAATCACCTTCTTATGTTGTATAAAGGTACACTGGCAACATAAGCATTGTAACTTATgttaaaaaggggggggggttgcaattgtgtaaaaaataaaaggaaacccCTTTGCTTTGTCAGGATCATTTCTTTATGTGCTGCTGACACCATCAgatcaattaattaatcaaattGACAAGTATAAAAAAAATGGGACAACGTACGCAATAATTATGATGGCTCCCTACATTTTAAACTTCATCTCAGACACATCtctaggagagagagagagagagagagagataaaaaatCTCAAGGTAGTATACTCCCCTCATCACATCTGTAAGCTTAACATGTCAATAAACAGAGTAACAGAGGCATATTAAACTAACAGCAGAAGTAGTTTGTGGAATATCCTTCCAGACAGCCATGAACTCTGCTCAAGTGGAGTTGACTACAGGTtaaaattaattcaaatcagTTTTGTCCATACTGACGCATATGTTatggttcatgtgtaaaattggTAAAATCTTTCGAATTAACCGGTACATGAGTAGATATACTAGCTTAGCGGtcaatatataaaataagtaCACATTTACTGGTTAATCTATAAAAAATGTACCGCTGACCTGGCTGATCTATAGATTTACAGATTTTTCATATGAACCGTAATGCATATATTAATCTTCAGTACTGTTCAAACCAGGGCTGTGGTTTTACCTAAATACCATGTTCAAGGACCTACTGCACAGGGGGAGGGGAATTATGTTTTGCACCTACTGGCTACAAACACACCCACCCACTTGAATGGTCTTGGTGGAAGCCCCTAATTCAGTGGTACTCAACTATGGCCCTCAAGATCTAATCCATTCCAGgcttttactccaagcaggttttaatgtagttaattgaagcagCCAATAAGTAATTAACTAATTTATGACCTGGCTGGAATAAAGatcaggactggaatggatctcgagggtcagagttgagtaccactgcgaGATTGACTATTTATGGTAAAGAATGTCCCAAAACAGGATTGACagtgactgcaaaaaaaaaaaaaatgtaattcatgtaTATAAAACCTCTCTTGATAAGAAAGTACTTATTCAGCTGCATCAATATCGTATAAAGGTGCCACTACACTTACTGGATTTTATTATTCAGGTTAGCTCAATTTGATGAACATacatttttctgcattttttctAGGGGGGGTGACGACATTACTTAAAATACCCTGGATCGTGCATTTAGTCTCCCTCGTTATACCTCCTCCTTTTAATGCTACCCTCGCCAGCCGTTATATATTCCTTCTGAACTGATGTGCACCAATATAAACAAATGCTATTTCCCCCCCATTATAACTCTACTTTTCGCATACAGGTTCCCATAATTTGTCAATTTTTTTATAAGCAGCAACACAAGCCAGTACCATCCAAAGAAATATTTATTAGCACTTGAAATATACAAGCACTACAGTGATTAACGGTAGCGGCGCAGTTGCAGGGTGTTGCGTCTTCTCCAGCAAGCGCGGCGAGAGCCACCAATGGTAAGGTGGAACTTGTGGCCCTTGCCCAGACCACGGCTCTTCTTGCCAGCTGACGTAAGCCCACGCATCTCTCTGTGCTTGTGGACAGGCTTTGTGAGCCACTGGATATCGGGATTGCGTCTGATGGCCTTGTGGAATGGGTCAATGAGGATCACCTCAAAGAACTTGTATGTGGCATCTTCACCCACCCAGTAGGAGTTCAGTACTCTGAGGCCACCGCAGTGACGGCCAGCACGCTCCTACGAACAAAAATGAAATCTTGTTAGGGACCATCATTTCCAACTGTATGAAGCGAAATACCCACAGCAACCTTAACTGAAGTCTTAAAATcagctgtgattttttttctgtttatacaCTGGCTCACAAATTAATTTGCCTGCAGTGGGTTGTTGACCATTTAAACACTTAATTGGACATCAATAAATTTGCCCATTTTGCAATCACCTTCAGGAATCTTACAGAAAAATCTATTTTTGCCAGAAATTGTATGGAAACTACAAACAAAAGCTTCCTTTttcctgaaaataaaaactgTGCAAAATTTAAACCCACAAATCCTCACCAGTTAGTATTGATTTTGTcttttcttagctgacacccttatccagggcaacttactaTTGTTAGAAAAATCACAGTATAAaagtatcacattgtaaagtataacATTtcaggtttacttgtgcctttttgtagctgagcAAGCAAATGAAAATTTAACTtgaaacacttcaaataaaacaaaatgtggaaatggcattgtaaagtgaatgggaaaaaaaaaacaaaacttttggttctcgtttattacattccacataggtcgccacaaaaaatatataatatacaatctatataaaaatcactacacaacattttcaggaagttgggtactgtttaagcgaggcatttcagaatgacgtgcgcTTGCCTTCTTTCTGTCCCATGAAtagggccctaccaaattcacagtatattttaataaatgatatGGTCATACCATATCAAAAATCTTACATTTCATGGTTTCAGCTATGTAATGGTTGTGTAAGAAAGTATGAACATGTAgttaaaaacagcaaaatataAACAAGCCCTGAAGTTCACAAAAGAATGTGACTAAAAGTATGTGACTAACAAAGTACAAATGCTTAAAGAAAAAGAACAATCCAGGAGGATTGCTCTATGAATAATGCGTTTGTTAGTAAAAAAATGTTCTGGTTTTAAACATTGTACGCAACAGTAACTCaaactattctgaaatgctgtttttcttcaaTCCCTGTCTGCGGTGTAAATACCTGTCCGTATTTAGACACAGCGCtctctgcatccacagagttagTTGGAATTGACAGACAGCGCCGAGCTAGGGACAGGTCTGTAGCTGGACAACATATCCAgaggctaaaaaatatataacatgaagtctctgaaattactgacatttatattttttgtcctgcagtgcttttaatgtatttttctgcgAATACTACTACTTGgtatatatatatggcttctgAATTATTTTACATGATCCACTGCAGTAACGATTGTAGCACTTTGATTTTGGACGCTCATTTTAAAATTGAGGTCTAATTTGATTCGCCTGATTGTACTACCAGTCGAGATCTGTAGGTCATACTAAACCTGCCCCAGATGCCCGTTGTCTACCAATCAGTAGAGACCAGTTATTCACGGTCCTTATCACAGCTTCACGGTCCGTGAGATGAGATTCCGTCTCGCTCCaagcagcacaacacattttgtcccagatggctttccatagagatcactgtgtGCGCGCGCActatctggtttgtttactttgtttgttGCCTGGCCTTCCTGTTTGAAGTGTGGTCTCAGAGGTCccttactttagtgcagtagttccattcacatacaaataaaaattgtactAAACAAAAAGACGTTTGGTCCAAAAGCTtaaagaacaatttcaagtgaaaaaagccttccacctatgggtGGGTATCTTACATCAATTTAAAAACTGCAGCATTCACAattcacacacactgtcctcctaggggataacgtgatcacgccctgttcggccaaatctatagcaaaatGTTgctatggatgtttgctttttatttccatcagtagctccatccacaagAACTCTGAACGGTTTCAAATTGTGAAGAATTGAACTTGTGTTTCTGTGGTACAGCAATTTTGTCTGgcaattatttacataccacaattcctttgtttagagatgccattttaaatatagaacaaactcagaaaaaacacTTGTCATTAACATTATTACCACATTGTGGAATTGAAAGCATACCAGGCCAACTAcaggcacaaacacacacacacagtgcaccaatgaagcaccAGATCAACCGAGAATAAAATCCGCCCCAGTGTCAacctttctgttgcaccaattagaaaagctacttactttggcactagagcagtctcatACGTGACAGACTACTGAAGacaaattactaaaatgaatgcataaaaaatgcttttggtgacatttgtcacatgaccggttatatgtctagcatattattaaatgtttaaccgcttctttagagtttatacatttataattccCATCCCTAAGATGGTAGTAAACTATCTATTACTTACATCCACTATCTGGCAACAACAACTCACAATACAAAATGTTTTGCCAGCAAAATGACGTAGCATACTTTATGATTTTTACCAAAATGCAAAACCGGTGCGCATTTAGGTTATGGTTTTTTATAAATGAGTTCAACTTCATACTATAATCACACTTAGTAGAGGCATGAGTTTTGCTGAAGAGGAGATGTAATGTTTGCCCTGTgtcaattttaaaattaaaataagtgcATTTTTTTGACAACGCGTCTCTAATCATGTCTGTATATAggacaaaacattaatacatggtctCTGCTAAAAAACTTATTATAGTACTAATAAATATTGAAAGGGGTGCAGTGAAGTTAATTTACCCAACTACAGTACCTAAAAgatcttagaaatatttttttttgcattaagctCCCTGATGTTACTTTATTTCCGAATTCACCTCAAATGCTGTAGCATTATAAACTACCATCTCCTCAGTTATTTTATACACTGACCGTTGAGCTGGTAAACCTACACATTTACCGGTTAAATGATAGATTTactgattttacacatgaaccgtaacaCACACATAAATTAcatatacagtctaacttcactataacaaaccccctttaatgatccaagcagaaagcCATTTTTTTCAACTGAAATTAGCCCTATTTgaacgatcacttttacaaaatctacccagATAAATCAATCTCAGTAGTGACGGACAATGAACTCTCCAATgtgaatgtgtttctctgtgAAAAACAAAGACCTTGGAAGGCTAATTCGAAGAGAAGGCGGATTCATAGATTGTAGAGCGAATCATGTGATGTATGCAAccactgcaaccatggcaacaggcgtgaggaggAAACAAGATTGAAGCAGTGTGTGACAAAAAGcacgaaaaatatgaagcaatctacaTTGGATATTTTTTGTCAAGAGAAAGGGCACGTAATGACTGTATTCAGCATGCAAGTACTTTTTATTTCTCatctctttgttttcttttcaatataccatttaaatgttgatcaatgcgaagttgtcttgaaagaactactgtataaagatgtCCAATTTAATTGACatttcattattctgatacagcaaattgccaaaccctacTACATTGAACAAACcaatataacgaacatttctccaggtctcaggggggttcgttataatgaagttagactgtGTGCGTGTAAGAGACAGATAGCGAGATAGATagacattacacacacacactatcaacTCCAATGTTAAAAGCTGCACAGACCAGCATGTATCCTTGACTAGAACGCCATGTTAGGTCAAAGTTGTTTCATGTACCTGATAAGTTTAATTACATACAACAGCAGTTGGAAATTCCTGCCCCAAGCCCTGTGGTATACAACTAGTAATAAACTTTATACAAGGAGATATCTAGTCCAGGGGTTCCCACACTGGGGGCTGAGAGGTGGTTTCAGGGGCCCATAGCACATACAATAAAATTCTCTCTCAAATGACCCTGACAATGCAATGTTCCTCAGAATAGGGATCATTAATCTACATGAACGCTACTGTTAGGTGCTTGGGTTTATTTAACGGAAAAATGTTAGGTTGTGCCCATGCCAACAGTATACAACAAAAAGGGGGTGACTATCAGAAGAACAAAACAAGCACTCTTggccccccaaccccccaaaaaataaaacataccgcTCCTGCTTACCTTTGCGGTCAGACAATGTACAACGGAGTACAGTGAATATGGAGTGCTTTCTCAAATGTCTGAGATGACACTTGATGAAACAGTAAAAGCAAACAACCTCACTAAGGGTCTCAATTCCAGGTGGAGGTCCTCAGTCACGATGCCTAATGACAGGAGGGGCCTTGAGCCAAAGACGTTTGGGAACACGATCTAGACAACCATTAAAGTAACACCACTTCTCTAGCCAGCAGATTTCGTAAGGGCCCGGTTTGCACGTTATATTTCTTTATAacatatacataagaacatatacaaatgagaggaggccattcagccaatcttgctagtttggttgttagtagcttattgatcccagaatctcatcaagcagcttcttgaaggatcccagggtgtcggcttcaacaacattactggggagttggttccagaccctcacaattttctgtgtaaaaaaaaaaaagtgcatcctattttctgttctaaatgcccctttatccaatctccatttgtgacccctggtccttgtttattttttcaggttgaaagtcccttgggtcgacattgtcaataccttttagaatttggaatgcttgaatcagatcaccgcgtagtcttctttgttcaagactaaatagattcaattattttagcctgtctgcatacgacatgccttttaaacccgggatgattttggttgcttttctttgcactctttctagagcagcaatatcctttttgtaacaaggtgaccagaactgaacgcagTATTCTAGAtgcggtcttactaatgcattgtaaagttttaacattacttcccttgatttaaattcaacacgttttacaatatatccgagaatcttgttggccttttttatagcttccccacattgtctagatgaagacatttccgagtcaacataaacgcgtaggtctttttcatagattccttcttcaatttcagcatctcccatatgatatttataatgcacatttgtattgcctgcatgcagtaccttacacttttctctattaaatgtcatttgccatgtgtctgcccagttctgaatgctgtctagatcattttgaatgacctttgctgctgcaacagtgtttgccactcctatttttgtgtcttctgcaaatttaacgagtttgcttactataccaggtATATTACCAGTGGTAATATACATGGTTAAATAATGCAGACCCTTTATTTTGAAAGCATAAGTTCAATTGAGAAGACTAATAAATTAAACTTACCTCAGCCACAGACTGCAGACTGCGGGCAAACTTGATCTCGTTGATTCCATGGTTCACGGGTTTACCGTAAGTGGCACCCTTGGGGACGGGGCGTTTGCGACCACCACGGCGCACACGCACACGATAGATAACGTAACCTGCAAACATGATTAAGTTTGTAAGTTCAGCACAAAGACATGCATAGATGGGTATATTATGTCATGATCATAGGCCTGAGCTCTGCTACCTGGTGTCTATTACATGTACCCATGTCCTGTTTTGACCAGAATATATTGTGTAAGCTAAATATGGATTTGAAACATGTAAATATAGTACGTGTATTTTAATGTCCAAATGACTATATACATTCACCACTGCTAATATCAAAACTGATAGTCTCCCAATTAATTTACTGAATCCTTGTGAcattgtgaaaatgtatttaaaaacagcgTAATTCTGAAAAATCCTCATGGCAGCTGTCCTATTCTAGATAACTAATTTGTTGAAGACCACTGTTTGAGTCACGATCATTTTACTCAATGAGCGAGTGCCAAATTACCACCACAATGAAAATGCCTGCCAAGTGTATCGTTTTAAAACACGTACCTTGCTTTGCTTTGTATCCAAGCCTGCGAGCCTTGTCGGGTCTGGTAGGTCTAGGAGCTCGGTGGAGGTTCGAGAGTTGGCGATACTGCCAACAGCGGACACGGAGCAGAAATCGCATCACATCTGACTGCTTCTTCCTCCATAGCTCCTGCATGTACTTGTACGCTCCCATGTTGGTTTATCTGTGATAGACGCAAGATCGATATACATTTTAGCTTTAAACCTGTATGCTGAAGCCTTAATTAAATTAAGCACAAGCATTAACACTAGTTACAAAAACGGTCCTTGTAAAAAGGCCCAAACATTTTGAAGGGGCTTGTTTGTTTTAAGCACGTGTTTATATTTAACAGCGTGGATTACTGCACAACTCGGCCAGATTTAAATGATGCACTCCATTCGGTAGCCAACATGCGACTTGATTGCAAACATTATGCACACACTTTCTAGCACGTTGAGAGCAATTCAAGTATGAATAGAGACTTCACCTACAGAAATCCAGCCCGAACCAACACTTTCTAAAGCTAGCCCCATTGCATTTCCGATGCAGTGATGCTAAATAGGAATGTTTAGGCAAGGCCTCCTTGAACTCGTATCAACTGGAAACATTAAGCCAACTGCAGGTTACAAATGATACTGATAAAGGCATGTAGAAAGATGCCAAAATAATGAAGACCCATTACATGAATGTATCAGAATCGTTCCCAATGATTCACGCTCATTCACAAAACATGCCATTGGCTAAACCACGCCGCAATTCAGGCCCACACCACAAAAATACCTACAAAACGTAAAAATAAACCTTGTTGtgaacactgaaaaaaaacacacctaacTCCGACTACATTGGTCCTTAGAAAGCTAGCATATCTGACAAAACGCTACATTGTACAGTAATTTTACTGTGAAGTGACCATTAATAGATTGTCATTCAGTAAACTCTTTACTGTGCCCCGTCCAGCTTTAAACCACTGTATTTCTCTCACGTACTAAAATTATACAATAAATGCAAGTTGTAtctgtgtatttaaagtgtgcaCTTTGTAATACCAAACTGACCATGTCTAGATGGTACCATTT
This window encodes:
- the LOC117400519 gene encoding large ribosomal subunit protein eL15, whose translation is MGAYKYMQELWRKKQSDVMRFLLRVRCWQYRQLSNLHRAPRPTRPDKARRLGYKAKQGYVIYRVRVRRGGRKRPVPKGATYGKPVNHGINEIKFARSLQSVAEERAGRHCGGLRVLNSYWVGEDATYKFFEVILIDPFHKAIRRNPDIQWLTKPVHKHREMRGLTSAGKKSRGLGKGHKFHLTIGGSRRACWRRRNTLQLRRYR